One part of the Rutidosis leptorrhynchoides isolate AG116_Rl617_1_P2 chromosome 1, CSIRO_AGI_Rlap_v1, whole genome shotgun sequence genome encodes these proteins:
- the LOC139890934 gene encoding glyceraldehyde-3-phosphate dehydrogenase GAPCP1, chloroplastic-like: protein MAFSSLLRSTYPSPAVLQSSHQSISTPTRLQVSSVKFSSTHGASVSGQSLSLQKSNASRNNLIKATATQTPTSVPKFSTKGKTRVGINGFGRIGRLVLRIATFRDDIEVVAVNDPFIDAKYMAYMLKYDSTHGLFKGTIKVVDETTLEINGKQIKVTSQRDPGAIPWGDFGADYVVESSGVFTTLDKAAAHKKGGAKKVVISAPSADAPMFVVGVNETTYKPNMDIVSNASCTTNCLAPLAKVVHEEFGIVEGLMTTVHATTATQKTVDGPSMKDWRGGRGAAQNIIPSSTGAAKAVGKVLPELNGKLTGMAFRVPTANVSVVDLTCRLEKKASYEDVKAAVKYASEGPLQGILGYTDEDVVSNDFVGDSRSSIFDAKAGIGLSASFVKLVSWYDNEWGYSNRVLDLIEHMALVAAASN from the exons ATGGCTTTTTCATCTCTTCTTAGATCCACCTACCCATCACCTGCTGTTCTTCAATCTTCCCATCAATCTATCTCTACTCCCACACGCTTGCAG GTGTCATCTGTAAAGTTTTCATCCACACATGGTGCTTCAGTTTCTGGGCAATCTTTATCTTTACA GAAGTCTAATGCAAGCCGTAACAATTTAATCAAAGCTACTGCAACCCAGACACCAACTAGTGTTCCAA AATTTAGCACCAAAGGGAAGACCAGAGTTGGAATCAATG GCTTTGGAAGAATTGGAAGGTTGGTATTGAGAATAGCAACATTTAGAGATGATATTGAGGTTGTTGCTGTCAATGACCCTTTCATTGACGCCAAGTACATG GCTTACATGTTGAAATATGATTCTACTCATGGCTTATTCAAAGGAACCATCAAAGTTGTTGACGAGACAACTTTGGAAATTAATGGGAAGCAAATTAAAGTTACTAGTCAAAG AGACCCAGGTGCAATTCCGTGGGGTGATTTTGGAGCTGACTATGTTGTTGAATCTTCTGGGGTTTTTACAACACTTGATAAGGCCGCAGCACATAAGAAG GGTGGGGCCAAAAAAGTGGTGATCTCAGCTCCATCTGCCGATGCCCCTATGTTTGTTGTAGGAGTAAACGAGACTACATACAAACCAAACATGGATATTGTATCTAACGCCAGCTGTACTACTAACTGCTTGGCTCCCTTAGCCAag GTGGTTCATGAGGAGTTTGGTATTGTTGAAGGTTTGATGACAACTGTTCATGCAACCacag CAACACAAAAAACTGTTGATGGGCCATCAATGAAGGATTGGCGTGGTGGTCGTGGTGCTGCACAAAACATCATCCCTAGTTCAACTGGTGCTGCCAAG GCTGTGGGGAAGGTGTTACCGGAACTAAACGGGAAACTTACCGGTATGGCGTTTAGAGTCCCAACGGCGAACGTTTCTGTTGTGGATTTAACTTGTCGACTTGAGAAAAAAGCTTCGTATGAAGATGTTAAAGCTGCAGTGAA GTATGCTTCGGAGGGTCCCCTGCAAGGAATTCTAGGGTACACTGATGAAGATGTTGTCTCCAATGATTTTGTTGGTGATTCGAG ATCGAGTATCTTTGATGCAAAAGCTGGAATAGGACTAAGCGCATCTTTTGTGAAGTTGGTGTCGTGGTACGACAATGAGTGGGGTTACAG CAATCGGGTGTTGGACCTGATAGAGCATATGGCGTTGGTTGCAGCAGCTTCCAACTAA
- the LOC139885930 gene encoding uncharacterized protein, translated as MNKLGRGQRDKIQQFMTITGASEKVALQTLKTSDWHLEGAFEIFYSQPQPKSSYIDTKLIEKLYNKYKDPYADMIMADGISTLCNDLQVDPQDIVMLVVSWHMKAATMCEFSKQEFIGGLQSLGVDSLEKFREKIPFMRSELKDDQKFKEIYVFAFGWAKEKGQKSLALDTAIGMWQLLFEVKQWPLVEHWCQFLQARHNKAISRDTWSQLLEFSRNVDPTISNYDAEGAWPYLIDEFVEYLTENDIIQQKPRVLDLLGRI; from the exons ATG AACAAATTGGGACGAGGGCAACGCGACAAGATTCAGCAGTTTATGACCATTACTGGTGCAAG TGAGAAGGTTGCTCTTCAAACATTGAAGACCAGTGATTGGCATCTTGAAGGAGCGTTTGAGATCTTCTACAGCCAGCCTCAACCTAAATCATCATATATCGACACAAAGCTTATAGAGAAACTTTACAATAAGTACAAAG ATCCTTATGCTGATATGATTATGGCTGATGGTATTAGTACTCTATGCAATGACCTTCAG GTGGATCCTCAAGATATTGTTATG TTGGTTGTTTCATGGCATATGAAAGCTGCTACCATGTGTGAATTTTCAAAGCAGGAATTTATTGGTGGCTTGCAATCTCTTGG GGTAGATTCGTTGGAGAAATTTCGTGAAAAGATACCATTTATGCGGTCTGAGCTGAAAGATGACC AGAAGTTCAAGGAGATATATGTTTTTGCATTTGGCTGGGCAAAAGAAAAG GGTCAGAAATCTCTGGCACTGGATACAGCTATAGGAATGTGGCAATTGTTGTTTGAAGTAAAGCAGTGGCCATTGGTTGAGCATTGGTGCCAGTTCTTACAG GCACGGCATAATAAAGCTATTTCTCGGGATACATGGTCTCAACTACTGGAATTTTCTAGA AATGTGGATCCTACGATATCAAATTACGATGCTGAAGGTGCTTGGCCATATCTTATTGATGAATTTGTCGAGTACCTGACTGAGAATGACATAATTCAACAAAAGCCCCGTGTGCTCGATTTGCTTGGCCGTATCTAA